The Catharus ustulatus isolate bCatUst1 chromosome 13, bCatUst1.pri.v2, whole genome shotgun sequence genome includes a window with the following:
- the RAB7A gene encoding ras-related protein Rab-7a, with product MTSRKKVLLKVIILGDSGVGKTSLMNQYVNKKFSNQYKATIGADFLTKEVMVDDRLVTMQIWDTAGQERFQSLGVAFYRGADCCVLVFDVTAPNTFKTLDSWRDEFLIQASPRDPENFPFVVLGNKIDLENRQVTTKRAQAWCYSKNNIPYFETSAKEAINVEQAFQTIARNALKQETEVELYNEFPEPIKLDKTDRAKASAESCSC from the exons ATGACTTCTAGGAAGAAAGTGTTACTGAAAGTCATCATCCTTGGAGACTCTGG GGTGGGGAAGACATCACTCATGAACCAGTATGTGAACAAGAAATTCAGTAACCAGTATAAGGCCACGATAGGCGCAGACTTCCTGACAAAAGAAGTGATGGTGGATGACAGGCTAGTGACAATGCAG ATATGGGACACAGCAGGCCAAGAACGGTTTCAGTCTCTGGGAGTTGCCTTCTACAGGGGAGCAGATTGCTGCGTGCTGGTATTTGATGTCACAGCTCCCAACACGTTCAAAACCCTAGACAGCTGGAGGGACGAATTCCTCATTCAGGCCAGTCCAAGGGATCCTGAGAATTTCCCTTTTGTTGTGCTGGGAAACAAGATTGACCTAGAAAACAGACAA GTCACCACAAAACGGGCACAAGCCTGGTGCTACAGTAAAAACAACATCCCCTACTTTGAAACCAGTGCCAAGGAGGCCATTAATGTGGAACAAGCTTTCCAGACGATTGCACGAAATGCACTTAAACAG GAAACCGAAGTGGAACTTTACAATGAATTCCCCGAACCCATCAAACTAGACAAGACTGACCGAGCGAAGGCTTCTGcggagagctgcagctgctga
- the HMCES gene encoding abasic site processing protein HMCES: MCGRTACSLAADNLRRACAYRDRRGRHRQPDWVRQDRYQPSYNKGPQSSGPVLLSRRHLQQDADSSERVLMDMRWGLVPSWFKQDNPSKLQFNTSNCRSDTMLSKSSYKGALLKGKRCVVLADGFYEWQQQQNGGKQPYFIYFPQTKDAMDKEMEGDEWKGWRLLTMAGIFDCWEPPGGGEMLYTYTIITVDASKDVSFIHHRMPAILDGDEAIRKWLDFAEVPTQEAVKLIQPTENIVFHPVSTFVNNIRNNTPECVARIELGAKQEVKATPSNKVMLDWLKSSQEGSPQKKENDLPKWTSQFIHSPSPKKTSASVLQQWLGKQGQPPAKKHKA; encoded by the exons ATGTGCGGCCGCACCGCCTGCTCCTTGGCCGCCGACAACCTGCGCCGGGCCTGCGCCTACCGCGACCGCCGCGGCCGGCACCGCCAGCCCGACTGGGTGCGGCAGGATCGCTACCAACCCTCCTACAACAAGGGCCCGCAGTCCAGCGGCCCCGTGCTGCTCTCCCGCCGCCACCTCCAGCAG GATGCCGACTCCTCCGAGCGAGTCCTCATGGACATGCGCTGGGGCCTGGTGCCCTCCTGGTTCAAACAGGACAACCCCTCCAAACTGCAGTTCAACACCTCCAACTGCCGCAGTGATACTATGCTGAGCAAGTCCTCCTACAAG GGTGCTCTCCTCAAGGGCAAGCGCTGTGTAGTCCTGGCAGATGGCTTCTAcgagtggcagcagcagcagaatgggGGGAAGCAACCGTATTTCATTTACTTTCCCCAGACCAAGGACGCCATG GACAAGGAGATGGAGGGAGATGAATGGAAAGGATGGAGGTTGCTCACTATGGCTGGGATTTTCGACTGCTGGGAGCCACCAGGGGGAGGAGAAATGCTGTACACTTACACCATCATTACTGTGGATGCTTCCAAGGACGTGAGCTTCATCCATCACAG GATGCCAGCCATTCTGGATGGGGATGAAGCCATCAGGAAATGGCTGGACTTTGCTGAAGTGCCAACCCAAGAAGCTGTTAAACTCATCCAGCCCACAGAGAATATTGTTTTCCACCCAGTGTCCACCTTTGTCAACAACATCCGCAACAACACACCTGAGTGTGTTGCACGCATTGAGCTGGGAGCCAAGCAG GAGGTCAAAGCCACCCCAAGCAACAAAGTGATGCTGGACTGGTTAAAAAGCTCCCAAGAGGGCTCTCcccagaagaaagaaaatgatttGCCCAAGTGGACAAGTCAGTTCATCCACAGCCCTTCACCCAAGAAAACCAGTGCatctgtcctgcagcagtggttggggaagcagggacagccaccTGCAAAGAAGCACAAGGCTTAG
- the LOC117002554 gene encoding histone H1.10, with the protein MSAELEETDLPLAEAEEAPLSPEKKAAAKKAKAGGGASLSPSKKKKNNKKKNQPGKYSQLVVETIRKLGERNGSSLAKIYNEAKKVAWFDQQNGRTYLKYSIKALVQNDTLLQVKGTGANGSFKLNRKKLEGGGEGGAGNSAHKSFKKATVSSTRRAEKPAAKSKKPEKKSHKKGAGGAAAKKDKGKAKKATKKGAASPGGKKVKKSAKPKALKSRKA; encoded by the coding sequence ATGTCGGCAGAGCTAGAAGAAACCGATCTGCCTCTGGCCGAGGCAGAGGAGGCGCCGCTGTCCCCGGAGAAGAAAGCGGCTGCTAAGAAGGCGAAAGCAGGCGGTGGCGCCTCGTTGTCGCCATcgaagaaaaagaagaacaacAAGAAGAAGAACCAGCCTGGCAAATATAGCCAGCTAGTGGTGGAGACGATCCGCAAGCTGGGCGAGCGCAATGGCTCCTCGCTGGCCAAGATCTATAACGAGGCCAAGAAGGTGGCCTGGTTCGACCAGCAGAACGGCAGGACTTACTTGAAGTACTCAATCAAGGCGCTGGTACAGAACGACACGCTGCTCCAGGTCAAGGGCACCGGTGCCAACGGCTCCTTCAAGCTCAACAGGAAGAAGCTGGAAGGCGGCGGCGAGGGGGGCGCGGGCAACAGCGCCCACAAGTCTTTCAAGAAGGCGACGGTCTCCTCGACCCGGCGGGCGGAGAAGCCGGCGGCCAAGAGCAAGAAGCCCGAGAAGAAATCGCACAAGAAGGGAGCCGGCGGTGCGGCGGCGAAGAAGGACAAGGGCAAAGCCAAGAAGGCCACCAAGAAGGGAGCCGCTTCCCCCGGGGGCAAGAAGGTGAAGAAGTCGGCAAAGCCCAAGGCGCTCAAGAGCCGGAAGGCATGA
- the LOC117002555 gene encoding histone H2A type 2-B, whose product MSGRGKSGGKARAKAKSRSSRAGLQFPVGRVHRLLRKGNYAERVGAGAPVYLAAVLEYLSAEILELAGNAARDNKKTRIIPRHLQLAIRNDEELNKLLGGVTIAQGGVLPNIQAVLLPKKTQSSKK is encoded by the coding sequence ATGTCGGGCCGGGGAAAGTCCGGCGGAAAAGCGCGGGCCAAGGCCAAGTCGCGCTCGTCGCGGGCCGGGCTGCAGTTCCCCGTGGGGCGGGTGCACCGGCTTCTGCGGAAGGGTAACTACGCGGAGCGGGTGGGCGCCGGGGCGCCGGTGTACCTGGCGGCCGTGCTGGAGTACCTGTCGGCTGAGATCCTGGAGCTGGCGGGCAACGCGGCCCGCGACAACAAGAAGACGCGCATCATCCCGCGGCACCTGCAGCTCGCCATCCGCAACGACGAGGAGCTCAACAAGCTGCTGGGCGGCGTGACCATCGCCCAGGGCGGCGTCCTGCCCAACATCCAGGCCGTGCTGCTGCCCAAGAAGACGCAGAGCTCCAAGAAGTGA
- the COPG1 gene encoding coatomer subunit gamma-1, whose protein sequence is MLKKFDKKDEESGGNSNPFQHLEKSAVLQEARVFNETPINPRKCAHILTKILYLINQGEHLGVTEATESFFAMTKLFQSNDPTLRRMCYLTIKEMSSIAEDVIIVTSSLTKDMTGKDDNYRGPAVRALCQITDSTMLQAIERYMKQAIVDKVPSVSSSALVSSLHLLKTSNDVVKRWVNEAQEAASSDNIMVQYHALGLLYHVRKNDRLAVNKMLSKFTRHGLKSPFAYCMMIRIASKLLEEEAGSRDSPLFDFIESCLRNKHEMVVYEAASAIVNLPNCTAKELAPAVSVLQLFCSSPKAALRYAAVRTLNKVAMKHPSAVTACNLDLENLVTDSNRSIATLAITTLLKTGSESSIDRLMKQISSFMSEISDEFKVVVVQAINALCQKYPRKHAVLMNFLFTMLREEGGFEYKRAIVDCIISIIEENSESKETGLSHLCEFIEDCEFTVLATRILHLLGQEGPKTNNPSKYIRFIYNRVVLEHEEVRAGAVSALAKFGAQNEEMLPSILVLLRRCVMDDDNEVRDRATFYLNVLEQKQKALNAGYILNGLTVSIPGLERALHQYTLEPSEKPFDLKSVPLATAPVIEQRAENAPVAVVKQPEKVAATRQEIFQEQLAAIPEFRELGPLFKSSSEPVALTELETEYVVRCTKHTFVNHMVFQFDCTNTLNDQILENVTVQMEPTEGYEVIGYVPAKTLVYNQPGTCYTLVALSEEDPTAVACTFSCMMKFTVKDCDPNTGEADDEGYEDEYVLEDLEVTVADHIQRVLKPNFGAAWDEVGDEFEKEETFTLSAIKTLEEAVSNIVKFLGMQPCERSDKVPDNKNSHTLYLAGVFRGGHDLLVRSRLVLTDTVTMQVTARSTEELPVDVIMASVG, encoded by the exons ATGCTGAAGAAGTTCGACAAGAAGGACGAGGAGTCGG GTGGGAATTCCAACCCATTCCAGCACCTGGAGAAGAGTGCAGTCTTGCAAGAG GCCCGAGTGTTTAATGAGACTCCCATAAACCCACGAAAATGTGCTCATATCCTCACCAAGATCCTGTATCTCATAAACCAg GGGGAGCACCTTGGTGTCACAGAAGCTACCGAATCCTTCTTTGCTATGACCAAGCTGTTCCAGTCCAATGAT CCAACCCTTCGCAGGATGTGTTACCTCACCATCAAAGAGATGTCTTCTATCGCAGAAGATGTGATCATTGTTACTAGCAG CTTAACCAAAGACATGACTGGGAAGGATGACAATTACCGAGGCCCTGCTGTGAGAGCGCTCTGTCAGATCACTGAT AGTACCATGTTGCAGGCCATTGAGCGCTATATGAAGCAGGCGATTGTTGATAAAGTGCCAAgtgtgtccagctctgctcttgtgTCTTCCCTG CACTTGCTGAAGACCAGTAATGATGTGGTAAAGCGCTGGGTGAATGAGGCTCAGGAGGCAGCTTCCAGTGACAATATCATGGTGCAG TACCATGCTCTGGGCCTGCTGTACCACGTGCGGAAGAACGACCGCCTGGCAGTCAACAAGATGCTCAGCAAGTTCACACGCCACGGCCTCAAGTCCCCATTTGCCTACTGCATGATGATCAGAATAGCCAGCAAGCTGCTAGAGGAGGAGGCTGGCAG CCGCGATAGCCCTCTGTTTGATTTCATTGAGAGCTGCCTAAGAAACAAGCATGAGATGGTGGTGTATGAAGCTGCATCTGCCATCGTTAATCTGCCCAACTGCACTGCCAAGGAGTTGGCTCCAGCTGTCTCAG TTCTGCAGCTGTTCTGCAGCTCCCCGAAAGCAGCACTAAGATATGCAGCCGTCCGTACCCTCAACAAG gtggcCATGAAGCACCCATCTGCTGTGACTGCCTGTAACCTGGACCTGGAGAACCTTGTGACAGACTCCAACCGCAGCATAGCCACCCTGGCCATCACCACCCTGCTGAAAACGGGCAGTGAGAGCAGCATTGACCGGCTCATGAAGCAGATCTCCTCTTTCATGTCAGAAATCTCAGATGAGTTCAAA gtggtggtggtgcaggCCATCAATGCTCTGTGTCAGAAGTACCCTCGCAAACACGCCGTCCTCATGAACTTCCTCTTCACTATGCTTCGGGAGGAG GGTGGCTTTGAATACAAGCGAGCCATTGTGGACTGCATCATCAGCATTATTGAGGAGAACTCAGAGAGCAAAGAGACAGGCCTGTCTCACCTCTGTGAATTCATTGAGGACTGCGAGTTCACTGTGCTGGCCACTCGTATCCTCCACCTCCTGGGGCAGGAAGGGCCCAAAACCAACAACCCCTCCAAATATATTCGCTTCATCTACAACAGGGTTGTTCTGGAGCATGAAGAAGTCCGTGCAG GTGCTGTCAGTGCCCTGGCCAAGTTTGGAGCTCAGAATGAGGAGATGTTGCCCAGTATCTTGGTGCTACTGAGAAG GTGTGTGATGGATGATGACAATGAAGTGAGAGACAGAGCCACCTTCTACCTGAATGTCctggagcagaagcagaaggCCCTCAATGCTGGCTACATCCTGAATG GGTTGACAGTATCCATCCCTGGCCTCGAGAGGGCTCTTCATCAGTACACCCTGGAGCCCTCTGAGAAACCCTTTGACTTGAAATCTGTTCCTTTGGCAACAGCTCCTGTCATCGAGCAAAGAGCAG aaaatgCCCCTGTTGCTGTAGTGAAACAGCCAGAGAAAGTGGCAGCAACACGGCAAGAAATATTCCAAG AGCAACTGGCAGCCATCCCAGAGTTTAGGGAGCTGGGCCCACTCTTCAAGTCTTCCTCAGAGCCTGTGGCCCTgacagagctggagacagagTATGTGGTTCGTTGCACCAAGCATACCTTTGTCAACCACATGGTGTTCCAG TTTGACTGCACAAACACCCTGAATGATCAGATCCTGGAGAATGTCACAGTGCAGATGGAGCCAACAGAGGGATATGAGGTCATTGGCTACGTACCTGCCAAAACCCTGGTGTACAACCAGCCAGGTACCTGCTACACACTGGTGGCACTGTCTGAAGAGGATCCAACAGCAG TGGCCTGCACGTTCAGCTGCATGATGAAGTTCACTGTCAAGGACTGTGATCCCAACACAGGGGAGGCAGATGATGAGGGTTATGAGGATGAGTATGTG CTTGAAGACCTGGAGGTCACAGTGGCTGATCACATCCAGCGAGTTCTGAAGCCAAactttggagcagcctgggatgaaGTGGGTGATGagtttgaaaaggaagaaaccTTTACTTTATCTGCTATTAAAACGCTTGAAG aggCAGTGAGCAATATTGTGAAGTTCCTGGGGATGCAGCCCTGTGAGCGGTCAGATAAAGTGCCAGATAACAAGAACTCTCACACACTGTACCTGGCAG gtgTGTTCCGGGGTGGCCATGACCTCCTGGTGCGGTCCCGTCTGGTTCTCACGGACACGGTGACGATGCAGGTCACGGCGCGCAGCACAGAGGAGCTCCCCGTGGATGTCATCATGGCCTCCGTCGGATAA